The Brumimicrobium sp. genomic interval ATAGACTATTGAAATAAATTTAACCTTAAAGAATTTTTCTGCTTTTTCCATCCTTTTGCTAGATTATTAAAATATGAATTATTCCAGTTTAATAATAAATTCTGTACCTTCACAGCAAAATTAGAAGTATGTCAAAAGTCAATTGGAAAACGGTTAAAGAATACGAAGACATTACCTACAAAAAGGCAGATGGAGTAGCCCGTATAGCTTTTAATCGTCCGAATATTCGTAATGCATTTAGACCCAAAACAGTAGGCGAGTTATTTGAAGCATTTTTAGATGCTAGAGAAGACACCTCTATTGGTGTTGTGCTACTTTCTGCTGAGGGTCCTTCTACGAAAGATGGAGTTTGGTCGTTTTGTAGTGGAGGAGATCAAAATGCTAGAGGACATCAAGGTTATGTGGATGAAGATGGAATGCCCCGCTTAAATATACTCGAAGTACAACGCTTGATTCGTTTTATGCCCAAGGTTGTAATTGCTGTAGTTCCGGGTTGGGCTGTAGGAGGTGGACATAGTTTACATACCGTTTGTGATTTAACATTGGCGAGTAAGGAGCATGCAATTTTCAAACAAACAGATGCGGATGTAACTAGTTTTGACGGAGGTTATGGTTCAGCTTATTTAGCAAAAATGGTAGGACAAAAGAAAGCTCGAGAAATATTCTTCCTAGGTAGAAATTATTCCGCACAAGATGCTGCGGATATGGGAATGGTGAATGCAGTAATTCCACATGCAGAATTAGAAGACACAGCATACGAGTGGGCACAAGAAATATTAGCCAAATCCCCTACTTCTATTAAAATGTTAAAGTTTGCAATGAACCTGACAGATGATGGTATGGTTGGGCAACAAGTTTTTGCCGGAGAGGCAACACGTTTAGCCTATATGACAGATGAAGCAAAAGAAGGAAGAAAAGCATTTTTGGAAAAAAGAAAGCCAGATTTCAAGGATATTAAGTGGATACCTTA includes:
- a CDS encoding 1,4-dihydroxy-2-naphthoyl-CoA synthase; the encoded protein is MSKVNWKTVKEYEDITYKKADGVARIAFNRPNIRNAFRPKTVGELFEAFLDAREDTSIGVVLLSAEGPSTKDGVWSFCSGGDQNARGHQGYVDEDGMPRLNILEVQRLIRFMPKVVIAVVPGWAVGGGHSLHTVCDLTLASKEHAIFKQTDADVTSFDGGYGSAYLAKMVGQKKAREIFFLGRNYSAQDAADMGMVNAVIPHAELEDTAYEWAQEILAKSPTSIKMLKFAMNLTDDGMVGQQVFAGEATRLAYMTDEAKEGRKAFLEKRKPDFKDIKWIP